The proteins below are encoded in one region of Triticum aestivum cultivar Chinese Spring chromosome 1B, IWGSC CS RefSeq v2.1, whole genome shotgun sequence:
- the LOC123145653 gene encoding loricrin: MGKAYNKKLGVNKASFAGTGSGKGKATGGGNGKRAGGAGPGGAKAAGGAGAVGWGGTSTFSATGHSTIQTVSWQTYRSVTITRSSKAATAGEGKATIAAGGNSKRSGGRTGVGATVPRGGAVKAGPRGEKGAGGGGRGGAPAFSATGHGTLQTDMHARNEYYECSSEHGVTFSTSTHDVAGGFDGGYDNDGGGGADDWW, from the exons ATGGGGAAGGCCTACAACAAGAAGCTGGGCGTGAACAAGGCGTCGTTCGCCGGCACCGGCTCCGGGAAGGGCAAGGCCACGGGCGGCGGGAATGGTAAGCGCGCGGGCGGGGCCGGACCGGGAGGCGCGAAGGCAGCAGGTGGTGCGGGCGCTGTGGGCTGGGGAGGCACGTCGACCTTCTCTGCCACCGGCCATAGCACCATCCAGACGGTAAGCTGGCAAACTTACCGGTCAGTAACCATTACGCGTTCTTCCAAGgcggccaccgccggggaaggGAAGGCCACGATCGCCGCCGGCGGCAACTCTAAGCGCTCGGGAGGCAGAACAGGCGTGGGCGCTACCGTCCCGAGAGGAGGCGCGGTCAAGGCCGGGCCCCGAGGAGAGAAGGGAGCGGGTGGTGGCGGCCGGGGAGGCGCGCCGGCATTCTCCGCCACCGGCCATGGCACCTTGCAGACG GACATGCATGCCAGGAATGAGTACTACGAATGCTCGTCTGAGCACGGCGTGACATTCTCGACCTCCACCCATGACGTCGCCGGGGGTTTCGACGGTGGCTACGACAATGATGGTGGGGGTGGAGCTGACGACTGGTGGTAG